The segment CCAGCACGTTTATGATATTTTCCTCGTCGATTCATCACCAACATCTAgcaaaaatatgatatttgaGAACCATCGATTCTCTTCGCAAATTATCTCAAACGACGAACACTTCAACTTTAAAGCGAAAAATACATTTGGCAAAAAGGTTTAAATTATTGTTGTCACGCGACTATCGCGTCATTTACATCATTCTCTAATCGAGAGAATAGCAATTTGTCTGAAAAAACGATGTCCGTTGTAACATTTTAGGCCCTGTTCAACGATCAGAGACGCGATTTTAGGCTCGACGCTATGCGTTTTCTCTGTGTGTTAAATTCTTTAACAAAGTGTCCTCCTTCAGAGATCTCGTGGCTTCGTCGTAGAAGAAAATTTCGTCTTCACACGAAGCCCATCGGTGTAGCTAGGGAGGCGATATCAATAGCGGTTGCTCCTTGGGCACACTGACGTAAACTGGGTCCCCTATTCGGATGGTGCCATTGGGACTTCTCAATCCCAGGTGAATTCCCATCACTGGACTCTCGCCAACTACTGGGCGAACATTTGGATCCATTATTTGTCTGTAACTGTGACAAATATATACgtcttattaatttttatccgAATGAAAAAGAGCATGACTCTTAACGCGTTGGCTGTCATGACAGTTATCGATAAACCACGTTACTAGATTCTATAGAATGATTAGAACATGATATATTTCATGgacgaaaaaatattcaacggTGTGCTTAACTTATATAATAACTTATTGTTAGATAAGATTCAGAAGgaacaatacaatataatattttgtaaaaattaaatgtaatatatttcaatctgtTGCTACTCTCAAaagaaaacatataaaattcgcTGCGGCAGCCAACGTGTTATGTGATATCAAGAATATGAATAcaacataaataattatgaatgTAGGTGTCCTAAACCTGCTGCAATCCCTCAATTTTTAGGTCTGAATCATGctattatattaacaaattaaaaagctTTTAACGTCTTAATAAAATCTCTAGCCAAAAAGATTGAAGAAAAGAGATCACGCATTGAAATAACAATTACTTTTCTTCAAACTTTAGAGATTTGTTGATGATTAATGATGatggaaaaatagaaaaatgattcGGAAAATGCAGCAGAGTTAATTCGTTATCACATCGTCGATTTTCTAATAGAGTGATACGACTaggaaagatatatttttcaggTTTAGGAAAACTATCTCAGAAAGTGGTTCGCTTTCGCATTGATTTGTTGCGAATATctcaaaatttacaaatttttacatgTGTTACTCATCTAGTAAATTGACTAAATCTAGTGCATCTTGTTTATTAGTTAAATTGCGTGATTATTGGTaaatttaagataaataaatgttacttATAATAAAGGCAAACCTCTTCAGAGTCTTCAAAGGCTCAGCCTTCGGATGTTTTTTCCCAGTTTCGGAATCAACGGTAGTTAGGATACATCTCGTACAAGGCATAACAGACTTGAAAATGATATCACCTATCTTTATCCAACCCCAAGTATCCTCTTCGTATGGGTTGGCGCCTTTAACCACGAAATTTGGCCGAAACCGATCTGGGGTAACTGGATCTTCGAGTCGACTATTCAAGTCCGTCACTGAACTTTCGTTTATTAAACAATAGCTAGTGGCATCTGGATAAGCGccctatttaataaataaatcatttactAATGCGATGAATAAACTATTTGATTGTAAAACCTGAGTAATTCTCAGCGACGACTGTGTCTGAATCAAAACTTACAGTATCGTCACTTGTCACTGAAAAAATCTTGCCTCTCGTCCTGATCTCTCTTGTTGGATAATGTAAAGGATAGTAAACTAATCTAAACCCGGTGTCCTCTTGAAGAAGAAAGCGAGATAACCATCTGGCAGATTCTTCGCCACAATCGCAGGCAGATACAGGTTGACCCCAGACCGCGACGCGAAATCCTTTGCCTTGGAGTTGCGACAAATCGACAGACGTAGACATCATTCCCGGAGCGGACAATGTGAGAATCGATCCAGAGATGCTAGGTATCACCTGAAACCCACAGATTCAGCTCATTATTTCATTGATAATTGTCTCTTTaacgataattataaatttcacattatAAATGTAACGATCAAACTGTGAAcgtttataatagaaataatataaaataaagatatttttcatcctctgaatatcacaacgaataatttactttggatattttggtACCAAAAAATTTCCGCAACAAcgcaattattaatatttgcttCTTGTAAAATGTTGAAAGTATGTGTTTTCCGTATCTGATAACTGAGATAAATCTTGAGACCGAagagataattaatttttaaatcattcattctgaattttttgttattctgTTACACTGCCAAAGATTTAAGGAAGCGATTCGAAACTTTTTTAAACAGAAATATCGAGATTCCGAGATGAAAGATATTTCCATCGAATCGAAGGTACATTCCATCGAAGGAAATGACTAACTAAACGATGCAACGTACGATAGGAAAATACCGCCGTATGGTGAATTAATTACTCGCGTCGGACTCCAACAGTTAATTTCGCGAATCTTCGCAACAATAAAACGGATCGTTAATCCTGATTATAAAAGTATCCCGTTTCCTTACAAAGTCGTGTTAAAGAAATGGCGGTTCGCTCCTTCGAGCTCAAAGAGGAAACCCAACCGAATCCATGCCAGGACCGTGCAAACTAAACTTAACGACTCGTGAAGAATACACATATCGAGAGATGAGGAAGATCAGAAGAAATTGCCTTGATTATCGCGCATCGATCCATTTCTAATTACCACGCACTTAGTTTCCACAACGATCCCACATTGCATTTCTTCCTGTTTCGTTATCAGCTACGAGTTGAACACGCGTCTCGTTATAAAGATAAAACATTGCTCCTTGTACACTGATACGCTGATATACATTAATCAATATAGGTAATCTACCAAGTAGCTGATCTAATATCATCTTCTAGCATAATTAGGTGCTCGGAAGGTGTTATCGAGGTGTTATCATCGTCTAAGAATACATTTTATGGAGTCTCTCTGATTTCCATGCGCTTCATTCTCTCAAAATACCTAATATCTTGAagcaaatattgaaataaatataaatgataaatatcaataaatatcaatatacaaATTTAGGACAATTggtgaaatataattaaggaTAAGGTGTTCTAGCATAATTAGATACTCGGAAGGTGCTATCGAGGTGTT is part of the Bombus fervidus isolate BK054 chromosome 7, iyBomFerv1, whole genome shotgun sequence genome and harbors:
- the LOC139988798 gene encoding mitochondrial amidoxime-reducing component 1, whose product is MILDRTRLTYVSAAVVGAGTVVVFFWWWWTKRQKDRPPSEWRKVGELSDLFVYPVKSLGVVRVNSMECTKLGLKSGWLRDRTLMVIDLNGHFVTARQWPKMVQVIPSISGSILTLSAPGMMSTSVDLSQLQGKGFRVAVWGQPVSACDCGEESARWLSRFLLQEDTGFRLVYYPLHYPTREIRTRGKIFSVTSDDTGAYPDATSYCLINESSVTDLNSRLEDPVTPDRFRPNFVVKGANPYEEDTWGWIKIGDIIFKSVMPCTRCILTTVDSETGKKHPKAEPLKTLKSYRQIMDPNVRPVVGESPVMGIHLGLRSPNGTIRIGDPVYVSVPKEQPLLISPP